Proteins encoded together in one Numenius arquata unplaced genomic scaffold, bNumArq3.hap1.1 HAP1_SCAFFOLD_398, whole genome shotgun sequence window:
- the LOC141477717 gene encoding olfactory receptor 14A16-like: MSNSSSITQFLLLAFTDTRELQLLHFWLFLGIYLAALLGNALIITAIACDHRLHTPMYFFLLNLSVIDLGSISTTVPKAMANSLWDTRAISYAGCAAQLFFFLFLITAEYCLLTVMAYDRYIAICKPLHCGTLLGSRACVHMAAAAWGTGFLTALLHTASTFSLSLCQGNAVDQFFCEVPQILKLSCSDSYLREAGLIVIGACLVFGCFVFIVVSYVQIFRAMLRIPSEQGRHKAFSMCLPHLAVVSLFVSPGVFAHVKPLSISSTVPDSVVAILYSVVPPAMHPLIYSMKNQELRAALWKLAQGTLFHQQ; this comes from the coding sequence atgtccaacagcagctccatcacccagttcctcctcctggcattcacagacacacgggaactgcagctcttgcacttctggctcttcctgggcatctacctggctgccctcctgggaaacgcactcatcatcactgccatcgcctgtgaccaccgcctccacacccccatgtacttcttcctcctcaacctctctgtcattgacctgggctccatctccaccactgtccccaaagccatggccaattccctctgggacaccagggccatctcctatgcaggatgtgctgctcagctcttcttctttctcttcttaatcacagcagagtattgtctgctcactgtcatggcctatgaccgctacattgccatctgcaaGCCCCTGCACtgcgggaccctcctgggcagcagagcttgtgtccacatggcagcagctgcctggggcactgggtttctcactgctctcctgcacacggccagtacattttcactatccctctgccagggcaatgctgtggatcagttcttctgtgaagtccctcagatcctcaagctctcctgctcagactcctacctcagggaagctgGGCTTATTGTGATTGGTGCCTGTTTagtatttggttgttttgttttcattgtggtgtcctatgtgcagatcttcagggccatgctgaggatcccctctgagcagggacggcacaaagccttttccatgtgcctccctcacctggccgtggtttCCTTGTTTGTCAGCCCTGGAGTGTTTGCCCACgtgaagcccctctccatctcttccacagTTCCAGACTCAGTGGTGGCAattctgtactcagtggtgcctccagcaatgcaccccctcatctacagcatgaagaACCAGGAGCTCAGGGCTGCCCTTTGGAAACTGGCCCAAGGGACGCTATTTCACCAACAATaa
- the LOC141477716 gene encoding olfactory receptor 14C36-like: MSNSSSITRFLLLTFADTRELQLLHFWLFLGIYLAALLGNALIITTIACDHHLHTPMYFFLLNLSVIDLGCISTTVPKAMANSLWDTRAISFAGCVAQLFLFVFFISAEFSLLTIMAYDRYVAICKPLHHGTLLGSRACVHMAAAAWGSVFLYTVLHTANTFSLPLCQGNAVDQFFCEIPQILKLSCSDSYLREVWLLVVSVCLAFGCFVFIVVSYVQIFRAVLRMPSEQGRHKAFSMCLPHLAVVSLFISTGMVAYPKPPSISSPSLNLFLSFQYSVVPPVLNPLIYSLRNKELNDALRKLMTASFSEAAVKFPSSFAHHS; this comes from the coding sequence atgtccaacagcagctccatcacccggTTCCTCCTCCTGAcgtttgcagacacacgggagctgcagctcttgcacttctggctcttcctgggcatctacctggctgccctcctgggaaacgcactcatcatcaccaccatcgcctgtgaccaccacctccacacccccatgtatttcttcctcctcaacctctctgtcattgacctgggctgcatctccaccactgtccccaaagccatggccaactccctctgggacaccagggccatctcctttgCAGGATGTGTTGCCCAgctctttctgtttgtctttttcatttcagcagagttttctctccTCACCATCATGGCATACgaccgctatgttgccatctgcaaacccctgcaccacgggaccctcctgggcagcagagcttgtgtccacatggcagcagctgcctggggcagtgttttcctctacactgtgctgcacacggccaatacattttccctacccctctgccagggcaatgctgtggaccagttcttctgtgaaatcccccagatcctcaagctctcctgctcagactcctacctcagggaagtgtggcttcttgtggtcagtgtctgtttagcatttggttgttttgttttcattgtggtgtcctatgtgcagatcttcagggccgtgctgaggatgccctctgagcagggacggcacaaagccttttccatgtgcctccctcacctggccgtggtctccctgtttatcagcactggcaTGGTTGCCTACccaaagcccccctccatctcctccccatccctgaaccTGTTCCTATCATTtcagtactcagtggtgcctccagtactgaaccccctcatctacagcctgaggaacaaggagctcaatgATGCCCTAAGGAAACTGATGACCGCTtccttctcagaagcagcagtgaaattccCATCTTCTTTTGCACATCACTCGTGA